Proteins encoded by one window of Vibrio algicola:
- the artP gene encoding arginine ABC transporter ATP-binding protein ArtP, with protein sequence MTIQINAINKFYGSTQVLHDVSFECQSGDTLVLLGPSGAGKSSLLRILNLLELPDSGSLNVAGTTYDFNHNISEKDGLSLRKKVGMVFQQYNLWPHMSVLDNLIEAPIKVLGITKEMAKQEAIAILTQLQLEDKADAWPLQLSGGQQQRVAIARALMMKPDVLLFDEPTAALDPEITTQIVNIIKELSRTGITQVVVTHEVDFAKKIASHLLYLEKGYVVEYGDKSSFTSPKTDAFKHYLQH encoded by the coding sequence ATGACTATTCAAATTAACGCAATCAACAAATTCTATGGCTCGACTCAAGTCTTGCACGATGTGAGCTTCGAATGTCAATCCGGTGATACCTTAGTATTGCTAGGGCCAAGTGGCGCGGGTAAAAGCTCCCTACTTCGGATCTTGAATTTATTAGAATTACCCGACAGCGGTTCACTTAATGTTGCTGGCACCACTTATGACTTTAACCATAATATTTCTGAGAAAGACGGCTTAAGCTTACGCAAAAAAGTCGGCATGGTTTTTCAGCAATACAATTTATGGCCTCACATGAGTGTGCTCGATAATTTAATTGAAGCGCCAATTAAAGTGCTTGGTATAACGAAAGAGATGGCCAAACAAGAAGCAATTGCCATTTTGACTCAACTTCAATTAGAAGATAAAGCCGATGCTTGGCCGCTGCAACTCTCTGGTGGTCAACAACAACGTGTCGCCATTGCTCGAGCATTAATGATGAAACCGGATGTATTACTATTTGATGAACCTACTGCGGCGTTAGATCCAGAGATCACCACTCAAATTGTCAATATCATTAAAGAATTAAGCCGCACTGGCATCACTCAAGTGGTGGTGACCCATGAGGTCGATTTCGCCAAAAAAATCGCCTCACATTTACTGTATTTAGAAAAAGGTTATGTGGTGGAATACGGAGATAAATCCAGCTTCACCAGCCCTAAAACCGACGCTTTTAAACATTACTTACAACATTAA